One Psychrobacillus glaciei genomic region harbors:
- a CDS encoding LysR family transcriptional regulator → MISKLDLYKVFCKVGKSESFSKAAKELYMTQPAVSQAIMQLERELDIRLFNRTPKGVSLTNEGTLLFEYANSALNLIHVGEEKILEFKNLTTGELNIGVGDTISRYFLLPYLEAFHNKYPNIKFKIVNGTTLELCSILKSGRVDIAICNFPIDDSTLELIPCNEVHDIFVCGEKYKELLSTSTNLEELVNHPLILLEPKSVSRNYVENYLLSKGIQVSPEFELGSHDLLLEFAKINLGVACVTKEFSLEYLDKGILFEIQLEEEIPKRNIGVCFLKSVSLSPAATKFVEIIENKQRK, encoded by the coding sequence ATGATTAGCAAATTAGACTTATATAAAGTATTTTGTAAAGTAGGTAAAAGTGAAAGTTTTTCTAAAGCGGCAAAAGAGCTTTATATGACACAACCTGCTGTAAGCCAAGCAATCATGCAACTAGAAAGAGAACTGGATATTCGCCTTTTTAATAGAACGCCTAAAGGGGTATCTTTGACAAATGAAGGGACACTTCTATTTGAGTATGCTAATTCAGCACTCAATTTAATCCACGTTGGAGAAGAAAAGATTTTGGAATTTAAGAATTTAACGACAGGCGAATTAAATATCGGGGTAGGTGATACCATTTCAAGATACTTTTTACTTCCGTATTTAGAAGCTTTTCATAATAAATATCCAAATATAAAATTTAAGATTGTAAATGGTACAACATTAGAGCTATGTTCTATATTAAAATCAGGCAGGGTCGATATTGCAATTTGCAATTTCCCAATTGATGACTCCACACTAGAACTCATTCCATGTAACGAAGTTCATGATATTTTTGTTTGTGGGGAAAAATATAAGGAATTATTATCAACATCAACAAACCTAGAAGAATTAGTAAATCATCCTTTAATATTATTAGAACCAAAATCAGTTTCGAGAAATTATGTAGAGAATTATTTACTATCTAAAGGCATACAAGTTTCCCCAGAATTTGAACTAGGCTCGCATGACTTATTGCTAGAGTTTGCAAAAATAAACTTGGGAGTAGCATGTGTGACAAAAGAATTCTCTCTAGAATATTTAGATAAAGGAATACTATTTGAAATACAACTAGAAGAAGAAATACCGAAAAGAAATATAGGTGTTTGTTTCTTAAAAAGTGTGTCACTATCTCCGGCTGCCACAAAGTTTGTAGAAATAATAGAAAATAAACAGCGGAAATAA
- a CDS encoding coenzyme F420-0:L-glutamate ligase translates to MERVVGTVVRGLRCPIINQGDKIEEIVVDSVLKAAEVEGFHFQDKDIVTVTESIVARAQGNYATIDHIAKDVQSKFGEDTIGVIFPILSRNRFAICLRGIAKGAKKVVLMLSYPSDEVGNHLVDLDMLDEKGVNPWTDVLTEKQFRDHFGYNKHPFTGVDYIDYYKSLIEEYGVECEVIFSNNPKTILDYTKNVLTCDIHTRFRTKRILKANGGEKIYSLDNILSESIDGSGCNEAYGLLGSNKSTEDSVKLFPRDCQPIVDNIQQILKEKTGKNVEVMIYGDGAFKDPVGKIWELADPVVSPAYTAGLDGTPNEIKLKYLADNNFAHLRGEELQQAVSEYITNKNEDLVGAMEAQGTTPRKLTDLIGSLSDLTSGSGDKGTPIIFIQGYFDNYTK, encoded by the coding sequence TTGGAAAGAGTAGTTGGAACAGTTGTAAGAGGTCTTCGTTGTCCTATTATCAATCAAGGAGACAAAATTGAAGAAATCGTAGTAGATAGCGTATTAAAAGCAGCAGAAGTAGAAGGTTTCCATTTTCAAGATAAAGATATCGTTACGGTAACTGAGTCAATCGTTGCTCGTGCGCAAGGAAATTACGCTACAATCGATCATATTGCGAAAGACGTACAATCGAAATTTGGAGAAGATACAATTGGTGTCATTTTCCCTATTTTAAGTCGTAACCGCTTTGCAATTTGTCTACGTGGTATTGCAAAAGGCGCTAAAAAAGTTGTTTTAATGCTTAGCTACCCATCTGATGAAGTTGGAAATCACTTAGTGGATTTAGATATGCTTGATGAAAAAGGAGTTAATCCTTGGACAGATGTGTTAACAGAAAAACAATTCCGTGACCATTTTGGATACAATAAACATCCATTCACTGGCGTTGACTATATCGATTATTACAAATCATTGATTGAAGAATATGGCGTGGAATGTGAAGTTATATTCTCCAATAATCCAAAAACTATTTTAGATTATACAAAAAACGTTCTTACATGTGATATACATACAAGATTCAGAACGAAGAGAATATTAAAAGCAAATGGTGGAGAGAAAATCTACAGCCTTGATAACATTTTATCCGAGTCTATTGATGGCAGTGGATGTAATGAAGCATATGGTCTGTTAGGTTCCAACAAATCAACTGAAGATAGTGTGAAACTTTTCCCACGTGATTGTCAACCTATCGTTGATAATATTCAGCAAATCCTAAAAGAAAAAACAGGAAAAAATGTAGAAGTCATGATTTATGGGGATGGAGCATTCAAAGATCCTGTAGGTAAAATTTGGGAACTTGCAGACCCAGTAGTTTCACCTGCTTACACAGCTGGTCTTGATGGCACACCAAATGAAATTAAATTAAAATATCTTGCTGATAATAATTTTGCTCATTTAAGAGGAGAAGAACTTCAACAAGCTGTTTCAGAATACATTACAAATAAAAATGAAGATCTAGTTGGAGCTATGGAAGCACAAGGGACAACACCTAGAAAGCTTACAGATCTAATTGGCTCTCTATCTGATTTAACATCAGGAAGCGGAGATAAAGGTACTCCTATAATCTTTATTCAAGGTTATTTTGATAACTATACGAAATAA
- a CDS encoding methyl-accepting chemotaxis protein: MRFTIRKKLLVSFILVIALLITTSTIAIVKMEGMGKKTEEIDQNRMPSIVLLGGLNGDFSDLQRLLLKYTLETNKSEMDRLQSRINETEVSINKRIEKYEPLILSEDGRLIFNSFEENYKAYVEKLPTIMEAASKNNFSKANILQLEAHPLWQEADASIDKLIERNEKAASAASAQSVKLFKTGVFFVLVLSIVATIVGIVVALVISRMISNPLIKMGRSAEQIAAGDLSANDIDIKNRDELGDLAKSFNTMSRNLRTLIQEVGSTAEQVASSAEELTASAEQTSTATQQVANNMQEVAKGVEKQVQSVEESSQTINKMSLGAQQIASNAQDVSDTAIEASQKASEGRMVINAAIQQMNSINETVNGLGRVIKGLGEHSNEIGKIIGVITGIADQTNLLALNAAIEAARAGEHGRGFSVVADEVRKLAEQSGESAQQIFQLISTIQEETNKAVQSMENATNEVDEGIEVVNSAGESFEQIQGSVDEVNKRIKEVSSAVQQMSAGADQMVGSMKLISEVAENSASGTQEVSAATEEQMASMEEISFAAESLSKMAEELQTLISKFKV; encoded by the coding sequence ATGAGATTTACGATAAGAAAAAAGTTGTTAGTAAGTTTTATACTAGTTATTGCTTTACTTATAACTACGAGTACCATTGCCATAGTAAAGATGGAAGGCATGGGTAAAAAAACAGAAGAAATAGATCAAAATAGAATGCCTAGTATTGTTTTGCTTGGAGGATTAAATGGAGATTTTTCAGATCTGCAGCGATTACTTTTAAAATATACACTCGAGACAAATAAAAGCGAAATGGACAGACTTCAGTCAAGAATTAATGAAACAGAAGTATCGATTAATAAAAGAATTGAAAAGTATGAACCCTTAATTTTAAGTGAGGATGGAAGACTAATATTTAATAGTTTTGAAGAAAATTATAAGGCATATGTAGAAAAGTTGCCGACTATTATGGAAGCTGCTAGCAAAAACAACTTTTCTAAAGCAAACATTCTTCAACTCGAAGCACATCCTTTATGGCAGGAAGCTGATGCTTCCATTGACAAGCTAATTGAAAGAAATGAAAAAGCAGCATCTGCTGCATCAGCACAATCAGTAAAGTTATTTAAAACGGGTGTATTCTTTGTTTTAGTTTTATCTATCGTAGCAACTATTGTTGGAATAGTTGTAGCTTTAGTAATTTCTCGAATGATTTCAAATCCATTAATAAAAATGGGGAGATCGGCCGAACAAATCGCAGCAGGAGACTTATCTGCAAATGATATTGACATTAAAAATAGAGATGAGCTTGGTGATTTAGCTAAATCGTTTAATACGATGTCAAGAAATCTACGTACTTTAATACAAGAAGTAGGCTCAACTGCTGAACAAGTAGCTTCATCAGCTGAGGAATTGACAGCAAGTGCTGAACAAACGAGTACTGCAACGCAACAAGTAGCAAATAATATGCAGGAAGTAGCAAAAGGCGTCGAGAAACAGGTTCAAAGTGTGGAGGAAAGTTCACAAACTATTAATAAAATGTCTCTTGGTGCACAACAAATTGCAAGTAATGCTCAAGATGTATCTGATACTGCAATCGAAGCGTCCCAAAAAGCCTCTGAAGGTAGAATGGTAATAAATGCTGCTATTCAACAGATGAACTCTATCAATGAAACAGTTAATGGATTAGGAAGAGTGATAAAAGGATTGGGCGAACATTCAAATGAAATAGGTAAAATTATTGGTGTAATTACCGGAATTGCCGACCAAACAAATTTGTTAGCCTTAAATGCAGCTATAGAAGCAGCAAGAGCTGGGGAACATGGACGTGGATTCTCAGTAGTTGCCGATGAAGTTCGTAAATTGGCGGAACAATCAGGTGAATCGGCACAACAAATTTTTCAGTTGATATCAACAATTCAAGAAGAAACAAATAAAGCAGTCCAATCAATGGAAAATGCTACAAATGAAGTGGATGAAGGAATTGAGGTTGTAAACTCAGCTGGAGAGTCATTTGAACAAATTCAAGGTTCTGTAGATGAAGTGAATAAGCGAATAAAAGAGGTTTCATCTGCTGTGCAGCAAATGTCTGCTGGTGCAGATCAAATGGTTGGTTCTATGAAATTAATTTCGGAGGTTGCTGAGAATTCTGCATCAGGTACTCAAGAAGTTTCGGCAGCTACAGAAGAACAAATGGCATCCATGGAGGAAATTTCCTTTGCAGCGGAATCACTATCTAAAATGGCGGAAGAATTACAGACGCTAATAAGTAAATTTAAAGTATAA
- a CDS encoding alpha/beta fold hydrolase, producing the protein MFTRKTALIQNENSIAKLKAITIGGVQQWITVRGEDKRMPVLLFLHGGPGTSQMALIGDYQKELEKHFVVVNWDQRGAGLSYTKQVTKETMTIEQFLKDTIELTNYLRNEFLQDKIYLVGHSWGTILGLLAINDHPELYHHYFGVSQVLNMSKIEELSYRLILEKARKHNHQKAITQLTEMGKPPWSSFKNNRIYQKYLEVFKSGISRDGVLLKTFVKKMFKSSEYTFWDMIRFIRGQYFSNKNLMDEVRSLDLSEMIRFVKVPITLMMGRHDLATPAELTKIWFDRLKAAEKDWVWFERSAHSPLFEENQKFIELVLAQTERR; encoded by the coding sequence ATGTTTACACGTAAAACAGCCCTCATTCAAAATGAAAATAGCATTGCTAAACTTAAAGCAATTACAATAGGTGGAGTGCAGCAATGGATTACCGTTAGAGGAGAAGACAAAAGAATGCCTGTCTTGCTCTTTTTACATGGGGGACCAGGAACAAGTCAGATGGCGCTTATAGGTGATTACCAGAAGGAATTAGAAAAACATTTCGTTGTTGTCAACTGGGATCAAAGAGGAGCAGGGTTGTCCTATACAAAACAAGTCACAAAAGAAACCATGACAATTGAACAATTCCTAAAAGATACGATCGAATTAACCAACTATTTAAGAAATGAATTTCTGCAAGATAAAATATATTTAGTAGGGCATTCGTGGGGTACCATTTTAGGATTACTCGCGATAAACGACCATCCTGAATTATATCATCACTATTTTGGTGTTTCCCAAGTATTAAATATGAGTAAAATAGAAGAACTTTCTTATCGATTGATATTAGAAAAAGCTAGGAAACACAACCATCAAAAAGCGATTACCCAGTTAACAGAGATGGGAAAGCCTCCTTGGAGCAGTTTCAAAAATAATCGGATTTACCAAAAATATTTAGAAGTATTTAAAAGTGGAATTTCTCGTGATGGAGTTCTTTTGAAAACGTTTGTGAAAAAAATGTTCAAAAGCAGTGAATATACATTTTGGGATATGATTCGTTTCATTAGAGGGCAATATTTTAGCAATAAAAACCTTATGGATGAAGTAAGAAGCTTAGATTTAAGTGAAATGATACGATTTGTAAAAGTGCCAATTACGCTGATGATGGGTAGACATGATTTAGCTACACCAGCTGAACTAACAAAAATTTGGTTTGACAGACTCAAAGCGGCAGAAAAAGATTGGGTTTGGTTTGAACGATCAGCTCACTCTCCTTTGTTTGAAGAAAACCAAAAATTTATTGAACTTGTATTAGCCCAAACAGAAAGACGCTAG
- a CDS encoding response regulator transcription factor yields the protein MINILVTEDDRNIRRLIREYLLKAGYNVFDAEDGSSALKLLDKHHIDLLITDIMMPSIDGLELTVALRNSGFDLPILMITALESFKDKKNGFYSGADDYLVKPIDMEELVLRVSALLRRAKIANDKKLEYGDIVLHYEQYTVVAKDATFELPKKEFQLLYKLLSQPKKIFTRQQLMDEIWGFDTQSDIRTVDVHIKRIREKLAEMKEFEIVTVRGLGYKVEKKR from the coding sequence TTGATAAATATATTAGTAACGGAAGATGATCGGAATATTAGAAGACTAATCCGTGAGTACCTATTAAAGGCTGGCTATAATGTGTTCGATGCAGAGGATGGGTCAAGTGCCCTTAAATTGTTAGATAAACATCATATTGATTTGCTAATAACAGATATCATGATGCCAAGTATCGACGGATTGGAATTGACAGTTGCTCTTCGTAATTCAGGTTTCGATCTTCCGATATTAATGATAACGGCATTGGAAAGCTTTAAGGATAAAAAAAATGGTTTCTATTCAGGTGCCGATGATTATCTAGTTAAACCAATTGATATGGAAGAATTAGTGCTTCGTGTGTCTGCACTTTTACGAAGAGCAAAGATTGCCAATGATAAGAAGTTGGAATATGGTGATATAGTTCTTCATTATGAACAATACACCGTTGTGGCAAAGGATGCTACTTTTGAATTACCTAAAAAGGAATTCCAATTACTTTACAAATTGTTATCCCAGCCTAAAAAGATATTTACCCGACAACAGCTGATGGATGAAATATGGGGATTTGATACACAAAGTGATATACGGACAGTAGATGTCCATATTAAACGGATTCGAGAGAAATTAGCGGAAATGAAAGAATTTGAAATAGTTACAGTCCGAGGATTAGGCTACAAGGTGGAGAAAAAAAGATGA
- a CDS encoding ABC transporter ATP-binding protein, with protein sequence MNNLVLNMKNITKTYTLGSEEQTVLNNINLTVNKGDFISLLGPSGSGKSTLMNIIGCLDVATSGKYMLSNQEVDFLTEIELAQIRNKQIGFVFQQFQLLPRLSALENVELPLIYSKVPAKERKKRAEEMLIRVGLEGQMKNRPNQLSGGQQQRVAVARAMVTEPTILLADEPTGALDQKTGFQIMKLFQELHNEGKTIIMITHDLEIAKNASRIVQILDGVLQEEGA encoded by the coding sequence ATGAATAACCTTGTTCTGAACATGAAAAACATAACAAAAACTTACACTTTAGGTTCGGAAGAGCAAACGGTTTTAAATAATATTAATTTAACGGTCAATAAAGGGGACTTTATATCCCTACTCGGTCCATCAGGCTCAGGAAAATCAACGCTTATGAATATTATTGGCTGTCTAGATGTGGCCACAAGCGGAAAGTATATGTTATCCAATCAAGAAGTGGATTTTCTTACTGAAATTGAACTTGCCCAAATTCGCAATAAGCAAATAGGATTTGTCTTTCAACAGTTCCAACTTCTACCTAGGCTAAGTGCGCTAGAAAATGTAGAACTGCCTCTTATCTATTCTAAAGTTCCCGCAAAGGAGCGAAAAAAGCGCGCGGAGGAAATGTTGATTAGGGTAGGTCTTGAAGGGCAAATGAAAAATCGTCCTAATCAGTTATCTGGAGGTCAGCAACAAAGAGTTGCGGTTGCAAGAGCTATGGTTACAGAGCCAACTATTTTACTGGCGGATGAGCCAACAGGAGCGTTGGATCAAAAAACAGGATTTCAAATTATGAAGCTTTTTCAAGAGCTTCATAATGAAGGGAAAACAATCATTATGATTACCCACGACTTGGAAATAGCTAAGAATGCCAGTAGGATTGTTCAAATATTAGACGGTGTTCTTCAAGAGGAGGGAGCGTAA
- a CDS encoding efflux RND transporter periplasmic adaptor subunit — MSTKQKKKGKKKFVIWSILGLVILGVLCARLLMSRGLSGFDEETVKSGDITTYYSFSGVVESKNRQNVMSEKVMQIDQIKVKEGDKVKKDDVLLKTTQGDEVKASIDGEVSKIYIEENAQVMSGMKLMDIVDYTNLQTSVKVDEYDLKYIALDKDVQVTISALDKEVKGSISAVSKEAINDHGVSYFTATIDLTQDDSIRVGMSAEAKILNQSVTDATTITMKAIQFDENNKPYVLISGEKNIPVKKYIQAGVNDGTTIELKSGLVVGDVILIPKTTSSTRGFGPGGSMGQGGSPGGRNNE; from the coding sequence ATGAGTACAAAACAAAAAAAGAAGGGCAAAAAGAAATTTGTAATTTGGTCTATTCTTGGGTTAGTTATTCTTGGCGTATTGTGTGCAAGATTACTAATGTCGAGGGGATTAAGTGGGTTTGATGAGGAAACCGTAAAATCTGGTGATATTACAACATACTACAGCTTTTCTGGTGTAGTCGAATCAAAAAATAGGCAGAATGTGATGAGTGAGAAGGTCATGCAGATTGATCAAATAAAGGTGAAGGAAGGAGACAAAGTCAAAAAAGACGATGTATTGCTGAAAACGACACAAGGTGATGAGGTAAAAGCATCTATCGATGGGGAAGTCTCCAAAATCTATATAGAGGAAAACGCACAAGTCATGTCAGGCATGAAGCTAATGGACATTGTGGATTATACTAATTTGCAAACTAGTGTCAAGGTTGACGAATACGATCTAAAATATATTGCACTCGACAAAGATGTTCAGGTTACAATAAGCGCACTTGATAAAGAAGTGAAAGGATCCATTTCTGCTGTATCCAAGGAAGCAATCAACGACCATGGTGTTTCTTACTTTACAGCAACAATTGATCTTACTCAAGACGATTCAATTCGTGTTGGCATGAGTGCCGAGGCAAAAATTTTAAATCAAAGTGTAACAGATGCCACTACTATTACAATGAAAGCCATTCAGTTTGACGAAAACAACAAGCCATATGTTCTCATTTCAGGAGAAAAAAACATTCCGGTAAAAAAATATATACAAGCTGGTGTTAATGATGGGACGACCATTGAACTCAAAAGTGGATTAGTTGTCGGGGATGTTATTTTAATTCCCAAAACTACTTCTTCTACAAGAGGTTTCGGACCTGGAGGTAGCATGGGTCAAGGAGGATCGCCAGGAGGGAGAAACAATGAATAA
- a CDS encoding DODA-type extradiol aromatic ring-opening family dioxygenase, protein MNPFVFACISPHGGEIIPELKGKNPNRMAVTRNSLIRIGENMEKAMPDVLIVLTPHGTRINGQFSISASERMVGTVEENDSSYTMERVVDKEFARRIADEAILAGIPTGTINYGTSSGPISCLPLDWGAIVPLRFMPDVPIIVITPSRDISYETHLEFGKALGRAVHASQKRVGLIASCDWSHAHDEAGPYGYDPAAKMLDEEVVIMIKQNQLEKMAEFDDDFVEAAKPDGIWQTLMLAGAIPQEGRRIEFLSYEAPTYFGLLCAIII, encoded by the coding sequence TTGAATCCATTTGTTTTTGCATGTATCTCACCACATGGTGGAGAAATAATACCTGAATTAAAAGGAAAGAATCCTAACAGAATGGCAGTAACACGCAACAGTTTAATAAGGATTGGCGAAAATATGGAAAAGGCGATGCCGGATGTACTAATTGTACTTACCCCACATGGCACTCGAATTAACGGTCAATTTTCCATTTCAGCCTCTGAAAGGATGGTAGGAACAGTTGAAGAGAATGATTCCTCATATACGATGGAAAGGGTTGTTGACAAAGAGTTTGCAAGGAGGATTGCAGACGAAGCTATTTTAGCAGGAATTCCTACTGGTACTATAAATTACGGAACTTCATCGGGCCCAATATCTTGTTTACCTCTTGACTGGGGAGCGATTGTACCCCTTCGATTTATGCCTGATGTACCGATTATAGTGATTACACCTTCAAGAGATATTTCCTATGAAACGCATTTGGAGTTTGGTAAAGCACTGGGAAGAGCTGTACATGCATCACAAAAACGGGTAGGTCTAATCGCAAGCTGTGACTGGTCACATGCACATGATGAAGCGGGACCATATGGGTATGACCCGGCAGCAAAAATGTTAGATGAAGAAGTAGTAATAATGATCAAACAAAACCAACTTGAAAAGATGGCTGAGTTTGACGATGACTTTGTAGAAGCGGCAAAACCGGACGGTATTTGGCAAACCCTTATGTTGGCAGGAGCAATTCCACAAGAAGGACGTAGGATAGAATTTTTGTCATATGAGGCTCCAACATACTTTGGATTGTTATGCGCCATAATTATTTAA
- a CDS encoding HAMP domain-containing sensor histidine kinase, with amino-acid sequence MRKNKLLHSIYVRFVLIFVGVLFFSSTLSFGIITTIHLGSIKADVQNQLIDRTKTIQKLVINKKTPINEAVSYFKGDSNILVFNNIEKLLSDKRLTSLSSVSADLKDGKIISGELTGKAAWPFSAVYLNEHYLVVLPNMENNQIDKFRNTAKTYLLTTILLGSLLTLLAVSMIVKPIKAITKASIEVANGHFDIRIKEKGNDEVTELARNFNIMAKELKANEYLHKEFVSSVSHEFKTPITSIHGFGKLLKDKQTSEELREEYLDIIIAESERLSKLSTNLLLLTELDHQVNILQKGSFSLDEQIRTVLLLLQEQWDHKNIELEVDLEEVSFIGNEELLQQVWINLMVNAIKFTANAGTISVKLKVRDDFILASISDNGIGIAESEQEIIFDRFYKADKSRSTSGTGLGLSIVKNIVQLHKGRVWVESELGDGSTFYVQLKKMAT; translated from the coding sequence ATGAGAAAGAACAAACTTCTTCATTCAATTTATGTACGATTTGTCCTAATATTTGTAGGCGTATTATTCTTTTCATCTACTCTATCCTTTGGCATTATTACAACCATACATTTGGGGAGTATAAAAGCGGATGTTCAAAATCAACTTATCGATCGAACAAAAACGATTCAAAAACTAGTAATTAATAAAAAAACACCTATTAATGAGGCGGTTAGTTATTTTAAAGGTGATTCGAACATCCTTGTATTTAATAACATTGAAAAACTATTAAGTGATAAAAGGCTTACTTCTCTTTCAAGTGTTTCCGCTGATTTAAAAGATGGCAAAATAATATCCGGCGAATTGACGGGCAAAGCAGCTTGGCCTTTTTCCGCTGTCTATCTGAATGAGCACTATCTTGTTGTTCTTCCGAATATGGAGAATAATCAAATTGATAAATTTAGAAACACAGCAAAAACGTATTTACTAACAACTATTTTGCTTGGTTCTTTGCTTACTTTATTGGCGGTGTCAATGATTGTTAAACCAATAAAAGCGATAACAAAGGCTTCCATTGAAGTAGCAAATGGGCATTTTGATATTCGTATTAAGGAAAAAGGTAATGACGAAGTTACAGAGCTTGCAAGGAATTTTAACATCATGGCAAAAGAGTTAAAGGCAAACGAATATTTGCATAAGGAGTTTGTATCCTCTGTTTCACATGAGTTCAAAACACCTATTACATCGATCCATGGTTTTGGAAAACTTTTAAAGGATAAGCAGACTTCAGAGGAACTACGGGAGGAATATCTTGATATTATCATTGCTGAAAGTGAACGGCTTTCCAAACTTTCTACCAACCTGCTTCTATTAACAGAGCTTGATCATCAAGTCAATATCCTCCAAAAAGGCAGCTTTTCACTTGATGAGCAGATACGTACGGTTTTGTTGCTTTTGCAAGAGCAATGGGATCACAAAAATATAGAGCTAGAAGTAGACTTAGAAGAAGTTAGCTTTATAGGCAATGAAGAGTTATTACAACAAGTCTGGATTAATCTTATGGTTAATGCCATAAAATTTACAGCGAATGCGGGAACGATATCTGTTAAGTTAAAAGTAAGGGATGATTTTATCCTTGCTTCCATTTCGGATAACGGTATAGGAATCGCTGAAAGTGAGCAGGAAATAATATTTGACCGATTTTACAAAGCAGATAAATCTCGTTCAACCTCTGGAACGGGTCTAGGTTTATCTATTGTGAAAAATATAGTTCAGCTACACAAAGGAAGAGTTTGGGTAGAAAGTGAGTTGGGTGACGGTAGTACTTTTTATGTTCAGTTGAAAAAAATGGCAACCTAG
- a CDS encoding ABC transporter permease gives MFKENIKMSWMNVIQNKMRSFLTILGIVIGVASIIALITIVQGATSEVTNQVSAFGVDKITVQAKGTPLKQGLMDNDINKLAEIEHVSGVSPTLSGQTSVVYSGKAKENVSVQGKNDVYFSKTANLLEAGRGINTFDIESKNKVALIGANIADELFWGVNPVGKELLIGGVTYNVIGTLQESSGFSNGSNNDAVIIPYTTAMSFLGTRYISSVDVYMDDSNYSESITSDMERVLNQAFNYKEDGFSIINMQDMLSSINQITSMLTVMLAGIASISLVVGGIGIMNMMLVSVTERTTEIGLRKALGAEPKKIQQQFLLESIFLSLIGGILGFLVGSFIAFVVCMVIGVSFSLSISTVLLAVGFSAGIGIIFGFAPARKASRLNPIDALRSV, from the coding sequence ATGTTTAAGGAAAATATTAAGATGTCCTGGATGAACGTCATTCAAAACAAAATGCGTTCATTTCTAACGATATTAGGTATTGTAATCGGTGTTGCTTCGATAATTGCCTTAATTACTATCGTGCAGGGAGCAACAAGTGAAGTTACTAATCAGGTTTCGGCATTCGGTGTTGATAAAATAACTGTTCAAGCAAAGGGAACCCCTTTGAAACAAGGTTTAATGGATAATGATATTAATAAGCTTGCGGAGATTGAACATGTTTCGGGTGTGTCGCCGACTTTATCAGGTCAAACATCTGTTGTCTATTCTGGAAAAGCAAAAGAGAATGTTTCAGTTCAAGGTAAAAATGACGTGTATTTTTCCAAGACGGCAAATCTTCTGGAAGCCGGGAGAGGGATAAATACGTTTGATATTGAGAGTAAAAACAAGGTAGCCTTGATTGGTGCAAATATAGCCGATGAGTTATTCTGGGGAGTGAATCCTGTAGGAAAAGAATTGCTGATTGGGGGAGTGACCTACAATGTGATAGGGACTTTGCAAGAGTCTAGCGGCTTTTCAAATGGGTCTAATAATGATGCGGTAATCATTCCTTATACAACTGCTATGAGCTTTCTTGGTACCAGATACATTTCGAGTGTGGATGTTTATATGGATGACTCGAATTATTCTGAAAGTATAACGAGCGATATGGAAAGAGTTTTAAACCAAGCATTTAATTATAAAGAGGATGGCTTTTCCATTATTAATATGCAGGATATGCTCTCATCCATCAATCAAATTACAAGTATGTTAACAGTCATGCTTGCTGGAATAGCATCTATTTCTCTGGTTGTTGGTGGAATAGGTATTATGAACATGATGCTCGTATCTGTAACAGAAAGAACAACTGAAATCGGACTAAGAAAAGCGCTTGGTGCTGAGCCAAAAAAAATACAGCAGCAATTTTTACTAGAGTCTATATTTTTGTCCCTAATTGGAGGAATCCTCGGTTTTTTAGTTGGATCCTTCATTGCTTTCGTCGTATGCATGGTGATTGGTGTCAGTTTCTCGTTATCCATTTCAACAGTCCTATTAGCAGTCGGTTTTTCTGCAGGCATAGGCATTATTTTCGGATTTGCCCCAGCTCGGAAAGCTTCCAGACTTAACCCGATTGATGCGCTTAGAAGCGTCTAA